One region of Esox lucius isolate fEsoLuc1 chromosome 17, fEsoLuc1.pri, whole genome shotgun sequence genomic DNA includes:
- the LOC117592907 gene encoding uncharacterized protein LOC117592907 → MSDIKWKEVSEMGRCMSVIKWGKVSEMGRCMSVIKWGEVSEMGRCMSDIKWGEVSEMGRCNSVIKWGKVSEMGRCMSVIKWGKVSEMGRCMSVIKWGEVSEMGRCMSDIKWGEVSEMGRCNSVIKWGKVSEMGRCMSVIKWGDVSEMGRCMSVIKWGEVSEMGRCMSVIKWGEVSEMGRCMSVIKWGEVSEMGRCMSVIKWGEVSEMGRCMSFIIWGEVNEMGRCMSVIKWGKGSEMGRCMSVIKWGKGSEMGRCMSVIKWGKVGEMGRCMSVIKWREVSEMGRCMSVIKMERGMSVVNILLGMSV, encoded by the coding sequence ATGTCTGATATAAAATGGAAAGAGGTAAGTGAAATGGGTAGATGTATGTCTGTTATAAAATGGGGAAAGGTAAGTGAAATGGGTAGATGTATGTCTGTTATAAAATGGGGAGAGGTAAGTGAAATGGGTAGATGTATGTCTGATATAAAATGGGGAGAGGTAAGTGAAATGGGTAGATGTAATTCTGTTATAAAATGGGGAAAGGTAAGTGAAATGGGTAGATGTATGTCTGTTATAAAATGGGGAAAGGTAAGTGAAATGGGTAGATGTATGTCTGTTATAAAATGGGGAGAGGTAAGTGAAATGGGTAGATGTATGTCTGATATAAAATGGGGAGAGGTAAGTGAAATGGGTAGATGTAATTCTGTTATAAAATGGGGAAAGGTAAGTGAAATGGGTAGATGTATGTCTGTTATAAAATGGGGAGATGTAAGTGAAATGGGTAGATGTATGTCTGTTATAAAATGGGGAGAGGTAAGTGAAATGGGTAGATGTATGTCTGTTATAAAATGGGGAGAGGTAAGTGAAATGGGTAGATGTATGTCTGTTATAAAATGGGGAGAGGTAAGTGAAATGGGTAGATGTATGTCTGTAATAAAATGGGGAGAGGTAAGTGAAATGGGTAGATGTATGTCTTTTATAATTTGGGGAGAGGTAAATGAAATGGGTAGATGTATGTCTGTTATAAAATGGGGAAAGGGAAGTGAAATGGGTAGATGTATGTCTGTTATAAAATGGGGAAAGGGAAGTGAAATGGGTAGATGTATGTCTGTTATAAAATGGGGAAAGGTAGGTGAAATGGGTAGATGTATGTCTGTTATAAAATGGCGAGAAGTAAGTGAAATGGGTAGATGTATGTCTGttataaaaatggaaagagGCATGTCTGTTGTGAACATTTTGTTAGGCATGTCTGTATAA